A region of the Pantoea alfalfae genome:
GATAAATCAGCTGCTGCTGGAGAATGGTCACCAGGTTGCTGACGATGTAGTACAGCACCAGACCTGACGGGAACCACAGGAAGAACACGGTGAAGATCACCGGCATGTACGTCATGATCTTCTGCTGCATCGGATCGGTCACGGTGGTCGGTGACATCTTCTGAATGAAGAACATGGTGATGCCCATCAGAATCGGCAGAATGTAGTACGGGTCCTGCGCTGACAGGTCATGGATCCACAGAATGAATGGCGCATGACGCAGTTCAACCGAGCCTGACAGCATATAGTAGAGCGCCAGGAAGATTGGCATCTGAATCACCAGCGGCAGACAGCCACCCAGCGGATTCACTTTCTCTGCTTTATACAGCGCCATCATCTCCTGGCTCTGCTTCTGCTTGTCATCACCCAGACGCTCACGCATTGCCTGAATCTTCGGCTGCAGCATACGCATCTTAGCCATCGAGGTGTACTGCGCTTTAGTCAGCGGGTACATGATGCCGCGCACGATGAAGGTGATCACGATAATGGAGAAGCCCCAGTTACCGATGAAGCTGTGAATAAATTTCAGCAGCTTGAACAGCGGCTGAGAGATAAACCACAACCAGCCGTAATCCACGGTCAGATCAAGGTGCGGCGCAATCGCGGCCATCTTGTCCTGAATTTCCGGGCCGACCCACAGCGTTGCACCCAGATTCTGCTGTGCGCCCGCGGCGATGGTGACCGGTGCAGATTTATAGCCAATCGCTGCCACGCCGTTACCCAGGTTGCTGGTGTAAAGGGTGTTGGTGCCTTCAGTACGCGGAACCCATGCAGTGGCAAAGTACTGCTGCAGCATCGCAACCCAGCCATTACTGGTCGTCGCGTTCAGGTTCTCGTTATCCGCGATGGTGTCGAATTTATACTTCTCATATTTCGACTCGCTGGTGGAGTAGGCCGCGCCACGGAAGGTATGCAGAGCAAAGTTGTTGCTGCCGGTATCACGATGCTTAGGCAGATCAATTGTCTGCTTCAGCTGGCCAAACAGCGATACTTCCAGCGGCTGCTGGGTAGTGTTGTTGACATGATAATCGACATTAACGGCATATTCGCCACGCTTAAAGATGAAGGTTTTAGTGTAAACCACGCCATTTTCAGCGGTATAGGTCATCGGCACACGCAGTTCGGACTGGCCATCAGCCATCTCGAAGTGATCCTGCGCGGTAGTGAACAGCGGACGCGCGCCGTTGTTCGGGTTATCCGGGCCATTACGACCGGTTAAACCACTCTGAGCCTGATAAAGGAACGCTGGCGTTGTTTCAAGCAGCTGGAACGGCTGGTCTGAACCCAGTTTGTCCGGGAAAGTCAGCAGCTGTGCCTGTTCAACATCACCGCCTCGGGTGTTGATATTCAATGACAGGACATCAGTCTTAACGGTGATCGTCTGGCCCTGACCGCTGGCCGGTACACCCTGACTGGCGGTATCACCCGCTACGCTGTTGGTGCCCTGTGTGGTCTGCGTCTGCTGTGGCTGCGGAGCGTGGTCCGTCTGCCAGGCTTGCCAGATCATAAAGGTCACGAACAGAAAAGCGATGAGAAAGAGATTGCGTTGCGAATCCATCGTTAATGTTCTCTGGTATCAAAGGTTTTTGGCGGCACAGGATCGTCACCACCCGGGTTCAAAGGGTGGCATTTTAATACGCGTTTTAATGTCAACCAACTGCCTTTTATCAGGCCAAACCTGCGTAACGCCTCAATTCCGTAATGAGAGCAGGTCGGGTGAAACCGACAGTGTGGTCCCAGTAATGGACTGATACCGCGTTGATAGACGCG
Encoded here:
- the yidD gene encoding membrane protein insertion efficiency factor YidD, with protein sequence MASSLSPGARLLIVLIRVYQRGISPLLGPHCRFHPTCSHYGIEALRRFGLIKGSWLTLKRVLKCHPLNPGGDDPVPPKTFDTREH
- the yidC gene encoding membrane protein insertase YidC translates to MDSQRNLFLIAFLFVTFMIWQAWQTDHAPQPQQTQTTQGTNSVAGDTASQGVPASGQGQTITVKTDVLSLNINTRGGDVEQAQLLTFPDKLGSDQPFQLLETTPAFLYQAQSGLTGRNGPDNPNNGARPLFTTAQDHFEMADGQSELRVPMTYTAENGVVYTKTFIFKRGEYAVNVDYHVNNTTQQPLEVSLFGQLKQTIDLPKHRDTGSNNFALHTFRGAAYSTSESKYEKYKFDTIADNENLNATTSNGWVAMLQQYFATAWVPRTEGTNTLYTSNLGNGVAAIGYKSAPVTIAAGAQQNLGATLWVGPEIQDKMAAIAPHLDLTVDYGWLWFISQPLFKLLKFIHSFIGNWGFSIIVITFIVRGIMYPLTKAQYTSMAKMRMLQPKIQAMRERLGDDKQKQSQEMMALYKAEKVNPLGGCLPLVIQMPIFLALYYMLSGSVELRHAPFILWIHDLSAQDPYYILPILMGITMFFIQKMSPTTVTDPMQQKIMTYMPVIFTVFFLWFPSGLVLYYIVSNLVTILQQQLIYRGLEKRGLHSRDKKKA